A window of Tautonia plasticadhaerens contains these coding sequences:
- a CDS encoding DUF1549 domain-containing protein, with protein sequence MRRLPIAIGGLILVLAHPGSQMQARAMGGGPDFEAVRVVFKTRCLRCHGADDPAAGLDLRTLDTLNLGSELGPVVEPGSPEGSVLWDRVSIGEMPPDGPPLPDRQIQLIRSWIAAGAPGGDRGGGAGDLDRVPDARAIDVGTLDAMVADRLGASPDLPRAGRTTDEVFLRRASIDLTGRPPTPEELHAFLDDDDPDKRARAIDALLDRPEFGASWASYWSDTIRHRVPPPELTFLDYDPFEGWLADRLNQDEPWDRVVRAILAAEGTVADRPELAFVAFHQADPVKLAAETSRVFLGLQIQCAQCHDHKFDHWTRDQFHGLAAFFGRTKTKLSQNDPGPTVVEDAGKGEYWMPNLEDPTQAGTVMAPTFLDGRSTGLGAPDADRRALLAFAVTDPENPWFARAFANRAWARLTGRGFFEPVDNMAASQRHDWPEVHDALAGHFAYTGFDVKGLLRLIMNTDYYQRRLPVEVERGAPPYGIAAPRRLGGDELFEALVRALELPDVSPPKVEPTKEIRFPPPPRSTRDLVADRNDFDPSLCPEEIPRTIGQAMMLMNFDQIQARIDADPGAETPLSRLLGEEPDDRRAFTRLFERVMARRPTGREVEIALEHVASAGDRAVAFEDLLWSLINSAEFSTRR encoded by the coding sequence GTGCGACGACTTCCCATCGCCATCGGGGGGCTGATCCTGGTCCTCGCGCATCCCGGATCCCAAATGCAGGCCCGAGCCATGGGGGGAGGGCCGGACTTCGAGGCGGTCCGGGTCGTCTTCAAGACGCGATGCCTCCGATGCCACGGCGCGGACGACCCCGCGGCCGGGCTCGACCTCAGGACGCTCGACACCCTCAACCTCGGTTCCGAGCTTGGCCCGGTCGTCGAGCCCGGGTCGCCCGAGGGCAGCGTCCTCTGGGATCGCGTCTCGATCGGCGAGATGCCCCCTGACGGCCCGCCCCTGCCCGACCGGCAAATTCAGCTCATCCGTTCCTGGATCGCCGCCGGCGCCCCCGGCGGGGATCGCGGTGGCGGCGCGGGCGACCTCGATCGGGTCCCGGACGCCCGGGCGATCGACGTCGGGACGCTCGACGCGATGGTGGCCGACCGGCTCGGGGCCTCGCCCGACCTCCCCCGGGCCGGGAGGACGACCGACGAGGTCTTCCTCCGCCGCGCCTCGATCGACCTGACCGGACGTCCCCCCACCCCCGAGGAATTGCACGCCTTCCTCGACGACGACGACCCGGACAAGCGGGCCCGGGCCATCGACGCGCTGCTCGACCGCCCCGAGTTCGGCGCCTCCTGGGCGTCGTACTGGAGCGACACGATCCGCCACCGCGTGCCCCCCCCGGAGCTGACCTTCCTCGACTACGACCCGTTCGAGGGCTGGCTGGCCGACCGCCTCAATCAGGACGAGCCCTGGGACCGGGTCGTCCGCGCCATCCTCGCGGCCGAGGGGACGGTGGCCGATCGGCCCGAGCTGGCGTTCGTCGCGTTCCACCAGGCCGACCCGGTGAAGCTGGCGGCCGAGACTTCCCGGGTCTTCCTCGGCTTGCAGATCCAGTGCGCCCAGTGCCACGACCACAAGTTCGACCACTGGACCCGGGACCAGTTCCACGGCCTCGCCGCCTTCTTCGGCCGGACCAAGACCAAGCTCTCCCAGAACGACCCGGGCCCGACGGTGGTCGAGGACGCCGGCAAGGGCGAGTACTGGATGCCGAACCTGGAGGATCCGACCCAGGCCGGCACGGTCATGGCCCCGACCTTCCTCGACGGCCGGTCGACCGGCCTCGGGGCCCCCGACGCCGACCGCCGCGCCCTGCTCGCCTTCGCCGTGACCGACCCGGAGAACCCCTGGTTCGCCCGGGCGTTCGCCAATCGGGCCTGGGCCCGGCTGACCGGCCGGGGCTTCTTCGAGCCGGTCGACAACATGGCCGCCTCCCAGCGGCACGACTGGCCCGAGGTGCACGACGCCCTCGCCGGACACTTCGCCTACACCGGGTTCGACGTGAAGGGCCTCCTGCGCCTGATCATGAACACCGACTACTATCAGCGTCGCCTGCCGGTCGAGGTCGAACGCGGGGCGCCCCCTTACGGGATCGCCGCCCCCCGTCGCCTCGGCGGCGATGAACTGTTCGAGGCCCTGGTCCGCGCCCTGGAACTCCCCGACGTCTCCCCGCCGAAGGTCGAGCCGACCAAGGAAATCCGCTTCCCGCCCCCGCCGAGGAGCACCCGGGACCTCGTCGCCGACCGCAACGATTTCGACCCCTCGCTCTGCCCCGAGGAGATCCCCCGGACGATCGGCCAGGCGATGATGCTCATGAATTTCGACCAGATCCAGGCCCGGATCGACGCCGACCCCGGGGCGGAGACCCCGCTGTCCCGGCTGCTCGGGGAGGAGCCGGACGACCGCCGGGCGTTCACCCGCCTGTTCGAGCGCGTCATGGCCCGTCGGCCGACCGGGCGGGAGGTCGAGATCGCGCTGGAGCACGTCGCCTCGGCGGGGGACCGCGCGGTCGCCTTCGAGGACCTGCTCTGGTCCCTGATCAATTCGGCCGAGTTCTCGACGAGGCGGTGA
- a CDS encoding DUF1501 domain-containing protein, giving the protein MPDPIVDVRINGEGVVSRRGFLRGSAAAGLGVASGAGLGLHEAVTRGAEDLRRRGKAMILLWMDGGPSQFETFNPKVGSANQGPTGAIQTCLPGVRLSEFWPKTARVLDKVALIRSMVSDEKVHDRAIALVRTGYPPSVAIQYPTFGSVVAREREDSRFDLPAFVRIGSPRIKTRDVSSGVLGVRYASFDVDEPGYLPADVRPRVSPEVLRRRLSLSSRFDAEFARDGGAPAVAEKRDVYDRTERFVLSPRLGAFDLSGEPGHLRDSYGRTTFGQGCLLARRLVERGVSFVEVISTGGRNDAGWDTHNDGFRDTPHLCNEADPAYSTLLLDLAARGLLRDTLVVWMGEFGRTPKLKPDGGREHYSTGWLAALAGGGVSGGQVIGATDRDGVEVTHRPVTVPDLFLSVCRILGIDPGGEYVTADDRPIRIVEGGAEVAELFS; this is encoded by the coding sequence ATGCCAGACCCGATCGTCGACGTCCGGATCAACGGCGAGGGCGTCGTCAGCCGACGGGGATTCCTCCGGGGCTCGGCGGCCGCCGGGCTCGGCGTCGCCTCCGGGGCGGGCCTCGGCCTGCACGAGGCCGTGACCCGAGGCGCCGAGGACCTCCGGCGCCGCGGCAAGGCCATGATCCTCCTCTGGATGGACGGCGGCCCGAGCCAGTTCGAGACGTTCAACCCCAAGGTCGGCTCCGCGAACCAGGGCCCGACCGGCGCCATCCAGACCTGCCTGCCCGGCGTCCGCCTCTCGGAATTCTGGCCGAAGACGGCGAGGGTCTTGGACAAGGTCGCCCTGATCCGATCGATGGTCAGCGACGAGAAGGTGCACGACCGGGCGATCGCCCTGGTCCGGACCGGCTACCCGCCGTCGGTGGCGATCCAGTATCCGACCTTCGGCTCGGTCGTGGCCCGGGAGCGGGAGGACTCGCGGTTCGACCTGCCCGCGTTCGTCCGGATCGGCTCCCCCCGGATCAAGACCCGGGACGTCAGTTCCGGCGTCCTCGGCGTCCGCTACGCCTCGTTCGACGTGGACGAGCCCGGCTACCTGCCCGCCGACGTCCGGCCGAGGGTTTCGCCGGAGGTCCTCCGACGCCGGCTTTCCCTCTCCTCCCGGTTCGACGCCGAGTTCGCCCGGGACGGCGGCGCCCCGGCGGTCGCCGAGAAGCGGGACGTGTACGACCGCACCGAGCGGTTCGTCCTCAGCCCCCGGCTCGGCGCCTTCGACCTCTCCGGTGAGCCCGGACACCTGCGCGACTCCTACGGCCGGACCACCTTCGGCCAGGGCTGCCTGCTGGCCCGTCGGCTGGTCGAACGCGGCGTCAGCTTCGTCGAGGTGATCAGCACCGGGGGCCGCAACGACGCCGGCTGGGACACCCATAACGACGGGTTCCGGGACACGCCCCACCTCTGCAACGAGGCCGACCCCGCCTACTCGACGCTGCTGCTCGACCTCGCCGCCCGGGGGCTGCTCCGGGACACGCTCGTCGTCTGGATGGGGGAATTCGGCCGCACCCCGAAGCTCAAGCCCGACGGCGGCCGGGAGCACTACTCGACCGGCTGGCTCGCCGCCCTCGCCGGCGGCGGGGTCTCCGGAGGCCAGGTGATCGGCGCCACCGACCGGGACGGCGTCGAGGTGACCCACCGGCCCGTCACCGTGCCCGACCTGTTCCTCAGCGTCTGCCGGATCCTGGGGATCGACCCGGGGGGCGAGTACGTCACCGCTGACGACCGCCCCATCCGGATCGTCGAGGGCGGGGCCGAGGTCGCCGAGCTGTTCTCCTGA
- a CDS encoding 3-keto-disaccharide hydrolase translates to MNRRAFAAPLVALLALSVAPRPASSAGPVQDDEGFVPLFNGEDLSGWQGATDGYAVEDGVLYCKAGSGGKLYTGDEYEDFVLRFDFKLTPGANNGIGLRAPTEGDPAFAAMEIQILDDTAEKYSGLQPYQYHGSVYGIVPAKKGHLKPVGEWNSQEISCIGRHVTVVLNGETIVDADLDEASEGGTMDGRDHPGLERSTGYIALLGHGDRVDFRDIRVKVIDDSAP, encoded by the coding sequence ATGAATCGACGAGCCTTCGCAGCACCCTTGGTCGCCCTCCTCGCCCTCAGCGTCGCCCCCCGCCCGGCCTCCTCCGCCGGTCCGGTGCAGGACGACGAGGGCTTCGTCCCTCTCTTCAACGGCGAGGATCTCTCCGGCTGGCAGGGCGCCACCGACGGCTACGCCGTCGAGGACGGCGTGCTCTATTGCAAGGCCGGCAGCGGCGGGAAGCTCTACACCGGGGACGAGTACGAGGACTTCGTCCTCCGATTCGACTTCAAGCTCACCCCCGGCGCCAACAACGGGATCGGCCTCCGGGCCCCGACCGAGGGGGATCCGGCCTTCGCGGCCATGGAGATCCAGATCCTCGACGACACCGCCGAGAAGTACTCCGGGCTGCAGCCCTACCAGTACCATGGCTCGGTCTACGGCATCGTGCCCGCGAAGAAGGGCCACCTGAAGCCGGTCGGCGAGTGGAACTCCCAGGAAATCTCCTGCATCGGCCGGCACGTGACGGTGGTGCTCAACGGCGAGACGATCGTCGACGCCGACCTCGACGAGGCCTCGGAGGGGGGCACGATGGACGGCCGCGACCACCCCGGCCTGGAGCGTTCCACCGGCTACATCGCCCTGCTCGGCCACGGCGACCGGGTCGACTTCCGGGACATCCGGGTCAAGGTCATCGACGATTCGGCCCCCTGA